The bacterium genome has a window encoding:
- a CDS encoding dihydrofolate reductase, which yields MTLSLIVAMSANNVIGKNNQIPWHLSEDLKHFKALTMGHPIIMGRKNHESIGRVLPGRTNIIITREPGYQVPGAIVVDSPEKALKQTDLNDEIFIIGGAQIYAEYIEDVEKIYLTLIEKDIDGDVFFPEINWEEFSLVSKSEKVFSPENNFWYSYLLYERKRAG from the coding sequence ATGACACTATCATTAATAGTAGCCATGAGCGCCAATAATGTCATTGGTAAAAATAACCAAATTCCTTGGCATTTGTCGGAAGATTTAAAACACTTTAAAGCGCTCACCATGGGGCATCCCATTATTATGGGCCGTAAAAATCATGAATCTATTGGACGTGTTTTGCCTGGTAGAACCAATATTATTATCACGCGTGAGCCAGGCTATCAGGTGCCTGGCGCCATTGTGGTAGATAGCCCCGAAAAAGCACTTAAACAAACCGATTTAAACGACGAAATTTTTATTATTGGCGGCGCTCAAATTTATGCCGAATATATTGAAGATGTTGAAAAAATCTATTTAACCCTTATTGAAAAAGATATTGATGGCGATGTTTTTTTCCCTGAAATAAACTGGGAAGAATTTTCACTTGTTTCTAAAAGCGAAAAAGTATTTTCCCCCGAAAACAATTTTTGGTATTCATATCTTCTTTACGAACGCAAACGTGCGGGTTGA
- a CDS encoding thymidylate synthase: MKQYLDLVKKVLEEGEKREDRTGTGTIGLFGAQCRYNLAQGFPLVTTKKVHLKSIIHELLWFIQGDTNTKYLKENNVTIWDEWADPDGDLGPVYGYQWRHWGHPWRKGENQDGKGIDQIANLINGIKKDPFGRRHIVSAWNVADIPNMALPPCHTIFHFYVHADQRLSCQLYQRSADLFLGVPFNIASYALFTMMVAQACGLKPGHFVHTFGDVHLYLNHLDQARLQLTRDPKPLPQMKINPNIKNIFEFSYGDFELMGYDPHPGIKADISV, translated from the coding sequence ATGAAACAATATCTCGATTTAGTTAAAAAAGTTTTAGAAGAAGGCGAAAAACGCGAAGATCGTACCGGTACCGGTACCATAGGCCTTTTTGGAGCCCAATGCCGCTACAATTTAGCTCAGGGCTTCCCGCTTGTTACTACCAAAAAGGTCCATCTTAAATCCATTATTCACGAACTTTTGTGGTTTATTCAAGGTGACACCAACACAAAATATTTAAAAGAGAACAATGTCACCATTTGGGATGAATGGGCAGATCCAGACGGCGATTTGGGTCCAGTATATGGCTACCAATGGCGTCACTGGGGCCATCCCTGGAGAAAAGGTGAAAATCAGGATGGCAAAGGAATTGATCAAATTGCCAATTTAATTAACGGGATTAAAAAAGATCCTTTTGGACGACGTCATATAGTTAGCGCCTGGAACGTGGCCGATATCCCCAATATGGCGCTTCCACCCTGCCACACCATCTTTCATTTTTACGTGCATGCCGATCAACGCTTATCGTGTCAGCTTTATCAACGCAGTGCCGATTTATTTTTAGGCGTACCCTTTAATATTGCCAGCTACGCCCTCTTTACCATGATGGTGGCACAAGCCTGCGGTTTAAAACCGGGGCATTTTGTGCATACGTTTGGCGATGTTCATCTGTATCTTAATCATCTCGATCAGGCGCGCTTGCAGTTAACGCGCGACCCCAAACCTCTTCCTCAAATGAAAATTAACCCCAATATTAAAAATATTTTTGAATTTTCATACGGTGATTTTGAACTTATGGGTTACGACCCACACCCTGGCATTAAGGCGGACATTTCTGTATGA
- a CDS encoding NAD(P)H-binding protein has product MDKNNQKIFVFGATGYVGQALVDLGQTQQIKTLAHLRPDSRQTDKWKQKWASVIVDRTSWNVQELTKTFEKEKPTHVFCTVGTTRERARQGDGDYFKVDYGYTQMLVNALNAAGVKAKFIYLSSLGASLKSLNPYLKARGLAEQAVSQSGLPFIIARPGLITGPNRDEKRLAEQIAGKVMDGILMAVQKLGFEKTAKRYRSTNNTKLAASLMHLGLGSKTGLFMAEDL; this is encoded by the coding sequence ATGGATAAAAACAACCAAAAAATATTTGTTTTTGGAGCTACGGGCTATGTAGGTCAGGCCTTAGTTGATTTGGGTCAAACTCAACAGATTAAAACCTTGGCGCATTTAAGACCCGATAGCCGGCAAACCGATAAATGGAAACAAAAATGGGCTTCAGTTATAGTAGATAGAACCTCCTGGAATGTTCAAGAACTAACAAAAACCTTTGAAAAGGAAAAACCCACTCATGTGTTTTGTACCGTTGGTACCACGCGCGAACGCGCTCGCCAAGGGGATGGTGATTATTTTAAGGTAGATTATGGTTATACTCAAATGCTGGTGAATGCATTAAACGCGGCGGGAGTAAAAGCCAAATTCATTTATCTGTCGTCATTAGGGGCCAGTCTTAAAAGTTTAAATCCTTATTTAAAAGCACGGGGCTTGGCTGAACAAGCGGTTAGCCAGTCGGGTCTGCCTTTTATCATTGCCCGTCCGGGTCTTATTACAGGCCCCAATCGTGACGAGAAGCGCCTTGCCGAGCAAATAGCAGGTAAAGTGATGGATGGTATTTTAATGGCAGTGCAAAAATTAGGTTTTGAAAAAACAGCTAAGCGCTACCGGTCTACCAATAATACAAAACTTGCAGCATCTCTTATGCACTTGGGGTTGGGAAGTAAAACGGGACTTTTTATGGCGGAAGATCTTTAA
- a CDS encoding SDR family NAD(P)-dependent oxidoreductase, translating into MSTLLKTGLGRLVSTVVDPTIFLSFDRAGFHIHSLTFDKTDINVDMTGKVCLITGANSGLGYETALALAKKGATVYMLCRSRDKGERALKGIRQMSSSKKVFLEMVDMSSISSIKNFVAKFSENHVDVLINNAGTFANTLTYTSDNIELTFATNVLGPFLLTELLLPKLMATTASRVINVSSGGLYAQKLVMDALHLKNKKFDGLKAYALSKRALLILTELLAERMAGTGVTANCMHPGWADTPLVRTGLPLFWKILRYDLRTAQEGADTAIWLATCPHIMEETGKFWFDRKIRKTHYLPSTKENEHDRKKLWDMCVKLTGVDDTFLKRR; encoded by the coding sequence GTGAGCACACTTCTTAAAACAGGCTTGGGACGTTTAGTTTCTACTGTAGTGGACCCCACCATTTTTCTTTCATTCGACCGTGCCGGCTTTCATATTCACAGCCTAACGTTTGATAAAACCGATATAAACGTGGATATGACGGGAAAAGTTTGTTTAATTACGGGTGCCAATTCGGGCTTGGGTTACGAAACCGCTTTAGCACTGGCCAAAAAAGGAGCTACTGTTTACATGCTGTGTCGCTCGCGTGACAAGGGAGAGCGGGCCTTAAAGGGCATTAGGCAAATGTCCTCTTCCAAAAAGGTTTTTTTGGAAATGGTTGATATGTCGTCCATCTCCTCTATTAAAAATTTTGTGGCCAAATTTTCGGAAAATCACGTGGATGTTCTTATTAATAATGCCGGTACTTTTGCCAACACTCTTACTTACACGTCCGACAATATAGAGCTTACCTTTGCCACAAACGTGTTAGGTCCTTTTTTGCTGACGGAACTTTTACTGCCCAAATTGATGGCTACTACAGCCTCGCGCGTAATTAATGTATCATCGGGTGGACTGTATGCTCAAAAGCTTGTCATGGATGCTTTGCATTTAAAAAATAAAAAATTTGACGGATTAAAAGCGTATGCCTTAAGCAAAAGAGCTCTTTTAATTTTAACCGAGCTTTTGGCCGAACGTATGGCTGGCACGGGTGTAACAGCTAATTGCATGCACCCCGGCTGGGCCGATACACCACTTGTTCGCACAGGCCTGCCTTTATTTTGGAAAATCCTCCGCTATGATTTAAGAACAGCCCAGGAAGGCGCCGACACCGCTATTTGGCTAGCCACCTGCCCACACATAATGGAAGAAACCGGCAAATTTTGGTTTGACCGTAAAATCCGCAAAACTCATTATTTGCCATCTACCAAGGAAAACGAACACGATCGAAAAAAATTATGGGATATGTGTGTTAAGTTAACAGGAGTAGATGATACCTTCTTAAAAAGGCGTTAA
- a CDS encoding PBP1A family penicillin-binding protein, producing MKRLKRIVMILSIGLLAILLVHTLTLYHTITKKFEHHRWNLPSRVFSDSYSLYNGRYVKSTDIDEKLDFLEYNEVSQTPKSPGEFYKQGNNYEVYLHNFNYPHQKFEGYPISFAITDGNLSGLKRIDTEEELTLARLEPEVIASIFDENLEDRTFVPFANIPQALKDAIVSVEDERFYKHYGIDFRGITRAMFKNIIHFKLKEGGSTLTQQLVKNFFLTPKRTLSRKFNEMIMAFLLEARYSKDEIFEAYLNEIYLGQRGPASVAGVEEAANLYFSKNVSQLNIAESALLAGIIRSPGYYSPFDHPDRALRRRNLILGKMLENSFISKDEHDAAVKESLPLTKRNKRVNFAPHFVDLVLYQLKENFPRVQLEAEGLYIFTTLDMNEQRKAYRLVEKSLASLEKNSTVLKKNKDAGVMLQGALIMLQNATGYIRAYVGGRDYIKNQFDHLLLSKRQPGSLMKPFVYMMALDPEQTNPPKTLATLIDDSPLEVDNDGEPWKPQNYDKTFHGMIPLREALEKSFNVAAVRLSLEVGLDKIVKELEKFHFVSEFKPYPSLVLGSFEVSPMEMIRAYTVFPNQGVLSEPQAIRQVVTPDGEVLERKDLNMEKVISPDTAFLVNQLLTGVFDRGTAKGARNLGFTALAAGKTGTTSGYRDAWFVGYTPDVIALTWVGYDDGRATGLTGGSGALPLWSNFMKEVVADNGSLPFRPTPHIILVPIDPKTGLIHRKKCGEALDEYFIKGTEPTEDCK from the coding sequence ATGAAACGATTGAAGCGTATAGTGATGATTTTAAGCATAGGGTTATTAGCCATACTTTTGGTACATACGCTTACGCTTTATCATACAATTACCAAAAAATTTGAACATCATCGCTGGAACTTGCCCAGCCGTGTTTTTTCGGATTCGTATTCGCTTTACAACGGCCGCTATGTGAAAAGCACCGATATTGATGAAAAATTGGACTTTTTAGAGTACAACGAGGTGTCCCAAACGCCCAAATCCCCGGGTGAATTTTATAAACAAGGTAATAACTACGAAGTTTACCTTCATAATTTTAATTATCCTCACCAAAAATTTGAAGGATATCCCATTTCATTTGCAATTACAGACGGTAACTTGTCGGGTCTTAAAAGAATAGATACGGAAGAAGAGTTAACGCTGGCACGTTTAGAGCCAGAAGTAATTGCGTCAATTTTTGATGAAAATTTGGAAGATAGAACCTTTGTACCTTTTGCCAACATTCCGCAGGCTTTAAAAGATGCCATTGTATCGGTTGAAGATGAACGTTTTTACAAGCATTACGGTATTGATTTTAGAGGCATTACGCGGGCCATGTTTAAAAATATTATTCATTTTAAACTAAAGGAAGGCGGCTCTACTCTTACTCAGCAGTTAGTTAAAAATTTCTTTTTAACGCCCAAGCGTACTTTAAGCCGCAAGTTTAACGAGATGATCATGGCTTTTTTACTAGAAGCCCGATACTCCAAAGACGAAATTTTTGAAGCGTATTTAAACGAAATTTATTTGGGTCAGCGTGGGCCAGCCAGTGTGGCGGGAGTAGAAGAAGCTGCTAATTTGTATTTTTCCAAAAATGTATCGCAGCTGAATATAGCCGAATCGGCATTATTGGCCGGTATTATCCGTTCGCCAGGTTATTATTCTCCGTTTGATCATCCCGATAGAGCGTTAAGGCGACGTAATCTTATTTTGGGAAAAATGCTTGAAAATAGTTTTATTAGTAAAGATGAGCACGATGCTGCTGTAAAGGAAAGCTTACCTCTTACTAAACGGAACAAGCGCGTTAATTTTGCCCCGCATTTTGTAGATTTAGTTTTGTATCAACTCAAAGAAAATTTTCCACGTGTGCAGTTAGAAGCTGAAGGTCTTTATATTTTCACAACACTCGATATGAATGAACAAAGAAAGGCTTATCGCTTGGTGGAAAAGTCACTGGCTTCTCTCGAAAAAAATTCAACCGTTCTTAAAAAAAATAAGGATGCCGGAGTGATGTTGCAAGGTGCTCTTATTATGCTTCAAAATGCCACCGGTTATATTAGGGCTTATGTGGGAGGGCGAGATTATATAAAAAATCAGTTTGATCATCTTTTGCTTTCTAAGCGTCAGCCAGGCTCTCTTATGAAGCCATTTGTATACATGATGGCGCTTGATCCCGAACAAACAAACCCGCCTAAAACACTGGCCACTCTCATAGACGACTCACCGCTAGAGGTTGATAACGATGGTGAGCCATGGAAACCACAAAATTATGATAAAACATTTCATGGGATGATTCCTTTAAGAGAAGCGCTTGAAAAAAGTTTTAACGTGGCAGCAGTAAGGCTTTCGTTAGAAGTAGGGCTTGATAAAATTGTAAAAGAGCTCGAAAAATTTCACTTTGTATCCGAATTTAAACCTTATCCATCTTTAGTGTTAGGGTCATTTGAAGTATCTCCTATGGAAATGATTCGTGCATACACGGTTTTTCCAAACCAGGGTGTTTTATCGGAACCGCAAGCTATTCGTCAGGTGGTGACACCGGATGGTGAGGTTTTGGAACGCAAAGACCTAAATATGGAAAAAGTAATTTCGCCCGATACGGCGTTTTTAGTGAATCAGCTTTTAACCGGAGTTTTTGATCGTGGTACTGCAAAGGGCGCGCGCAATTTGGGTTTTACGGCACTAGCAGCTGGAAAAACAGGAACCACAAGCGGTTATCGCGATGCCTGGTTTGTGGGTTATACTCCCGATGTGATAGCTCTTACATGGGTGGGTTATGATGATGGGCGTGCTACGGGTTTAACAGGAGGCTCGGGGGCTTTGCCATTATGGTCTAATTTTATGAAGGAAGTGGTGGCCGATAATGGAAGCTTGCCCTTTAGACCCACACCCCATATTATCCTGGTTCCGATCGATCCTAAAACAGGT